One Oenanthe melanoleuca isolate GR-GAL-2019-014 chromosome 3, OMel1.0, whole genome shotgun sequence DNA segment encodes these proteins:
- the PLN gene encoding cardiac phospholamban, translated as MEKVQHMTRSALRRASTIEVNPQARQRLQELFVNFCLILICLLLICIIVMLL; from the coding sequence ATGGAGAAGGTCCAACACATGACCCGCTCCGCTCTCAGGAGAGCCTCAACTATTGAGGTCAACCCACAAGCACGCCAAAGGCTCCAAGAGCTCTTTGTGAATTTCTGCCTGATTTTAATCTGCCTCTTGCTGATCTGTATCATTGTGATGCTTCTCTGA